The proteins below are encoded in one region of Geobacter sp.:
- a CDS encoding roadblock/LC7 domain-containing protein produces MADPQLVMYDEEFKQIQAVIEKLLREANSKVIFLVDKNGQLIAGVGEVERFDTTSLASLTAGNIAATGGLAKLIGEKEFSILFHEGEKDNLHISIVGGRVILVVLFDNRSSLGLVRLRVKKASDELTTIFAKLMEKAEERERSGDTEFPFAEITDDDIDNLFR; encoded by the coding sequence ATGGCCGATCCTCAGTTGGTGATGTACGACGAGGAGTTCAAGCAGATCCAGGCAGTGATCGAGAAGCTGCTGCGGGAAGCCAATTCCAAGGTGATCTTTCTTGTGGACAAGAATGGTCAACTGATTGCCGGGGTCGGTGAGGTTGAACGGTTCGATACCACATCCCTGGCATCGCTGACAGCCGGCAATATCGCCGCTACCGGCGGGCTGGCCAAGCTGATCGGCGAAAAAGAATTCTCCATCCTTTTTCACGAGGGAGAGAAGGACAACCTCCATATCTCCATTGTTGGCGGCCGGGTCATCCTGGTTGTCCTCTTCGACAACCGTTCGTCACTCGGCCTGGTCCGTCTGCGGGTCAAGAAGGCCTCGGACGAGCTGACCACCATCTTCGCCAAACTCATGGAGAAGGCCGAAGAACGCGAGCGGAGCGGTGATACCGAATTCCCCTTTGCCGAGATCACTGACGATGACATTGACAATCTGTTCCGATAA
- the nifJ gene encoding pyruvate:ferredoxin (flavodoxin) oxidoreductase, translating to MSRKMVTIDGNTAAAHVAHATNEVIAIYPITPSSVMGEISDMKSAMGEKNIWGSIPSVVEMQSEGGASGAVHGALQAGALTTTFTASQGLLLMIPNMFKIAGELTSTVFHVSARAIAAQALSIFGDHSDVMSCRSTGWAMLASNNSQEVMDFALIAQAATLRSRVPFLHFFDGFRTSHEVLKVEELTFDDMRAMMDDELVAAHKARGLSPDHPVMRGTAQNPDVYFQGRETVNPFYPKCIEIVEQEMNKFAKLTGRQYKLIDYVGAPDAEKVIVIMGSGADTVQETVEHLNSKGAKIGVVKVHLYRPFPLDAFIAALPKTVKKIAVLDRTKEPGALGEPLYLDVRTAIGEAMADGKIQFDGYPLIVGGRYGLGSKEFTPAHVKAVFDNLDAAKPKRNFVAGITEDVTGCSLDFDPTFFNPMEGAYQAMFFGLGSDGTVGANKNSIKIIGEMTDNNAQAYFVYDSKKAGSMTTSHLRFGKKYIRAPYLVQEADFVACHNFAFVEKYDMLAKAKKGATFLLNAPFDQNEIWDKIPADVQQTIIDKNLKFYVIDGVRLGNEIGLGPRINVIMQTAFFKISNIIPLDQAVAEIKDAIKKTYGKSGEKVVEMNYKAVEAGLNNFFEVKVPATATSTIKKPPVVSAKAPQFVQDTTAPIIAGLGDDVPVSRMPADGTFPTATAQFEKRNIAVDIPVWDEQLCIQCGICSFVCPHAVIRMKAYPEAALAGAPKTFKSVDCKIPEFKGQKLTIQVAPEDCTGCGACVHNCPAKSKEDPNHKAINMAFQPPLRAPEAENWEFFLALPDVDSTVAKLDTVRGSQLVRPLFEFSGACAGCGETPYLKLLTQLFGDRTLIANATGCSSIYGGNLPTTPYAKRADGLGPAWSNSLFEDNAEFGYGMRLAVDKFSVMATELIDKLSSSCSCSSCKTAVPLMNEIKGADQSTQAGIEAQRNRVAELKKALASCPEADAKRLLTVADYLVKKSVWCIGGDGWAYDIGYGGLDHVIASGKNINLLVLDTEVYSNTGGQASKSTPLGAVAQFAAGGKPVSKKDLGMMAMAYGSVYVAAVSLANPAQCIKALIEAEAYDGPSLIIAYSHCIAHGIDMTAGIDAQKRAVNSGYWPLYRYNPALVAECKNPLQLDSKVPSIEFNEYATSENRYRVLKKNNPKGYDELMKKAAAWSKAHFGYYQKLAALNYDDACEK from the coding sequence ATGAGTCGTAAAATGGTAACCATCGACGGCAACACCGCGGCTGCACATGTGGCCCATGCCACCAACGAGGTGATCGCCATCTATCCCATCACTCCGTCGTCGGTCATGGGTGAAATTTCCGACATGAAGAGCGCCATGGGCGAGAAAAACATCTGGGGTTCGATCCCGTCCGTGGTCGAGATGCAATCGGAAGGGGGAGCATCCGGTGCGGTGCACGGTGCCCTCCAGGCCGGGGCGTTGACCACGACCTTTACTGCCAGCCAGGGGCTCCTGCTGATGATCCCCAACATGTTCAAGATCGCCGGAGAACTGACCTCCACGGTCTTCCATGTTTCTGCCCGCGCCATTGCCGCCCAGGCCCTTTCCATCTTCGGCGACCATTCCGACGTCATGTCCTGCCGTTCCACCGGCTGGGCCATGCTCGCCTCCAACAACTCACAGGAGGTCATGGACTTCGCCCTGATCGCCCAGGCAGCCACCCTGCGTTCCAGGGTGCCGTTCCTCCACTTCTTCGACGGCTTCCGCACCTCCCACGAAGTCCTGAAGGTGGAAGAGCTGACCTTTGACGATATGCGCGCCATGATGGACGATGAGCTGGTCGCTGCCCACAAGGCCCGCGGCCTCTCCCCGGATCATCCGGTCATGCGCGGTACCGCTCAGAACCCCGATGTCTACTTCCAGGGGCGCGAGACGGTCAACCCGTTCTATCCCAAGTGCATCGAGATCGTCGAACAGGAGATGAACAAGTTCGCGAAGCTGACCGGCCGCCAGTACAAGCTGATCGATTATGTCGGCGCTCCCGATGCCGAGAAAGTGATCGTCATCATGGGGTCCGGTGCGGATACCGTTCAGGAAACCGTTGAGCACCTGAATTCCAAGGGTGCGAAGATCGGTGTCGTCAAGGTTCACCTCTATCGCCCCTTTCCGCTGGACGCCTTCATCGCCGCCCTGCCGAAGACTGTCAAGAAGATTGCCGTGCTCGACCGGACCAAAGAGCCGGGCGCCCTTGGCGAGCCGCTCTACCTGGATGTCCGCACCGCCATCGGCGAGGCCATGGCCGACGGCAAGATCCAGTTCGACGGCTATCCGCTCATCGTCGGCGGCCGCTACGGCCTCGGATCCAAGGAGTTCACCCCGGCCCACGTCAAGGCCGTGTTCGACAACCTGGACGCTGCCAAGCCGAAGAGGAACTTCGTTGCCGGCATCACCGAAGACGTCACCGGCTGCAGCCTCGACTTCGACCCGACATTCTTCAACCCGATGGAAGGTGCCTACCAGGCCATGTTCTTCGGGCTGGGCTCCGACGGCACCGTCGGCGCCAACAAGAACTCCATCAAGATCATCGGCGAGATGACCGACAACAATGCCCAGGCCTACTTCGTCTATGACTCCAAGAAGGCCGGCTCCATGACCACGTCGCACCTCCGTTTCGGCAAAAAGTACATCCGCGCACCTTATCTGGTGCAGGAGGCCGACTTCGTCGCCTGCCACAACTTCGCCTTTGTCGAGAAATACGACATGCTGGCCAAGGCAAAGAAAGGGGCAACGTTCCTGCTCAACGCCCCCTTCGATCAGAATGAAATCTGGGATAAAATCCCGGCCGACGTACAGCAGACCATCATCGACAAGAACCTCAAGTTCTACGTCATCGACGGCGTGCGTCTCGGCAACGAGATCGGTCTCGGACCCCGCATCAACGTGATCATGCAGACCGCCTTCTTCAAGATCTCCAATATCATCCCGCTGGATCAGGCCGTGGCCGAGATCAAGGATGCCATCAAGAAAACCTACGGCAAGAGCGGCGAGAAGGTCGTCGAGATGAACTACAAGGCAGTTGAGGCCGGCCTGAACAACTTCTTCGAGGTCAAGGTTCCTGCAACCGCCACCAGCACCATCAAGAAGCCGCCCGTTGTCAGCGCAAAGGCTCCCCAGTTCGTGCAGGATACCACAGCGCCGATTATTGCCGGTCTCGGCGACGATGTGCCGGTTTCCAGGATGCCGGCTGACGGTACCTTCCCGACTGCGACCGCCCAGTTCGAAAAGCGGAACATCGCCGTCGACATCCCGGTATGGGACGAGCAGCTCTGCATCCAGTGCGGCATCTGCTCCTTCGTCTGCCCCCACGCCGTCATCCGGATGAAGGCATACCCTGAAGCGGCCCTTGCCGGCGCACCCAAGACCTTCAAGTCGGTCGACTGCAAGATCCCCGAGTTCAAGGGGCAGAAGCTGACCATCCAGGTTGCCCCCGAAGACTGCACCGGCTGTGGCGCCTGCGTCCACAACTGTCCGGCCAAGAGCAAGGAAGACCCGAATCACAAGGCGATCAACATGGCATTCCAGCCGCCGCTGCGTGCTCCGGAAGCCGAGAACTGGGAATTCTTCCTCGCCCTGCCCGATGTCGATTCGACCGTTGCCAAGCTGGACACGGTTCGCGGTTCGCAGCTGGTTCGTCCGCTCTTCGAATTTTCCGGTGCCTGCGCCGGCTGCGGCGAGACCCCGTACCTCAAGCTCCTCACCCAGCTTTTTGGCGACCGGACCCTCATTGCCAACGCCACTGGCTGTTCCTCCATCTACGGCGGTAACCTGCCCACCACCCCGTATGCCAAGCGGGCAGACGGCCTCGGGCCGGCATGGTCCAACTCGCTGTTCGAGGACAACGCCGAGTTTGGCTACGGCATGCGCCTGGCAGTGGACAAGTTCAGTGTCATGGCGACCGAGCTGATCGACAAGCTCTCCTCGTCCTGCTCCTGTTCATCCTGCAAGACCGCGGTTCCCCTCATGAACGAAATCAAGGGGGCGGACCAGTCGACCCAGGCAGGGATCGAAGCGCAGCGCAACAGGGTTGCCGAGTTGAAGAAGGCCCTGGCCAGCTGCCCCGAAGCAGACGCCAAGCGGCTCCTGACCGTGGCCGATTACCTGGTCAAGAAGTCGGTCTGGTGCATCGGCGGCGACGGTTGGGCCTATGACATCGGTTACGGCGGTCTCGACCATGTCATCGCCTCCGGCAAGAACATCAACCTGCTGGTTCTGGATACCGAGGTTTACTCCAACACCGGCGGCCAGGCCTCCAAGTCGACCCCGCTCGGCGCGGTGGCCCAGTTCGCCGCAGGCGGCAAGCCCGTCTCCAAGAAGGACCTGGGGATGATGGCCATGGCCTACGGTTCGGTCTATGTTGCCGCAGTGTCACTGGCCAATCCGGCTCAGTGCATCAAGGCCCTCATCGAGGCCGAGGCCTACGACGGACCGTCGCTGATCATTGCCTACTCACACTGCATTGCCCACGGTATCGACATGACCGCCGGCATCGATGCCCAGAAGCGCGCCGTCAATTCTGGTTACTGGCCGCTGTACCGCTACAACCCGGCCCTGGTGGCGGAGTGCAAGAACCCGCTGCAGCTCGACAGCAAGGTGCCGAGCATTGAATTCAACGAGTACGCCACCAGCGAGAACCGCTACCGCGTGTTGAAGAAGAACAACCCGAAAGGGTATGACGAACTGATGAAGAAGGCAGCCGCATGGTCTAAGGCCCACTTCGGCTACTACCAGAAGCTGGCGGCACTCAATTACGATGACGCCTGCGAAAAGTAA